One window of Mediterraneibacter butyricigenes genomic DNA carries:
- the carB gene encoding carbamoyl-phosphate synthase large subunit: MPRDNSIKKVLVIGSGPIVIGQAAEFDYAGTQACRSLKEEGLEVVLLNSNPATIMTDKDIADRVYIEPLTVEVVEQLILKEQPDSVLPTLGGQAGLNLAMELEEAGFLKEHNVRLIGTTSETIKKAEDRLEFKATMEKIGEPVAASLVVENVEDGVAFAKKIGYPVVLRPAYTLGGSGGGIAHNVQELQEILENGLRLSRVGQVLVERCIAGWKEIEYEVMRDSNGNCITVCNMENIDPVGVHTGDSIVVAPSQTLGDKEYQMLRTSALNIISELNITGGCNVQYALHPTTFEYCVIEVNPRVSRSSALASKATGYPIAKVAAKIALGYTLDEIKNAVTQKTYASFEPMLDYCVVKIPRLPFDKFISAKRTLTTQMKATGEVMSICDNFEGALMKAIRSLEQHVDSLMSYDYTKLSREELLDELEIVDDRRIWKIAEAIRKGITYEEIHDITKIDLWFIDKIAILVEMEQTLKSHTLTPEILKEAKRMEFPDNVIAELTGKEEREIHDMRHENGIVAAYKMVDTCAAEFAAATPYYYSVFGSENEVEETSSKKKVLVLGSGPIRIGQGIEFDFCSVHCTWAFAKEGYETIIVNNNPETVSTDFDIADKLYFEPLTPEDVESIVDLEKPDGAVVQFGGQTAIKLTESLMKMGVPILGTSAENVDAAEDRELFDEILEKCGIPRPTGGTVFTAEEAKEVANRLGYPVLVRPSYVLGGQGMQIAINDHDIDEFIGIINRIAQDHPILVDKYLQGKEIEVDAVCDGEDILIPGIMEHIERAGIHSGDSISVYPAQSLSQKVKDTIEDYTKKLAQSLHVIGLINIQFIVCGEEVYVIEVNPRSSRTVPYISKVTGIPIVPLATRVIIGNKIKDLGYTPGLQKEADYIAIKMPVFSFEKIRGADISLGPEMKSTGECLGIAKTFNEALYKAFLGAGINLPKYKNMIMTVRDEDKEEAVEIGRRFSALGYRIFATKGTADALKAGGVKANEVKKIEQESPNLLDLILGHRIDLVIDTPPQGADRSRDGFLIRRNAIETGVNVLTAMDTARALVTSLENTDIRKLTLVDIAKVE, translated from the coding sequence ATGCCAAGAGACAACAGTATTAAAAAGGTTTTGGTGATCGGATCCGGTCCGATCGTAATCGGACAGGCAGCGGAGTTTGACTATGCCGGAACACAGGCATGTCGTTCCCTGAAAGAAGAGGGGCTGGAAGTTGTACTCCTGAATTCCAACCCGGCAACGATCATGACAGATAAGGATATTGCAGATCGTGTCTATATTGAGCCACTGACAGTAGAAGTGGTAGAGCAGTTGATTTTAAAAGAACAGCCGGACAGTGTGCTTCCGACTCTGGGAGGTCAGGCCGGACTGAACCTGGCCATGGAACTGGAAGAAGCGGGCTTCTTAAAGGAGCATAATGTGCGCCTGATTGGAACGACTTCCGAGACCATTAAAAAAGCAGAGGACCGTCTGGAATTCAAGGCGACCATGGAGAAGATCGGGGAACCGGTTGCAGCATCTCTGGTCGTGGAAAATGTAGAAGATGGAGTGGCATTTGCCAAGAAAATCGGCTATCCGGTTGTGCTTCGTCCTGCATATACACTGGGAGGAAGCGGTGGTGGTATCGCTCATAACGTTCAGGAATTACAGGAAATCCTGGAAAATGGTCTGAGACTTTCCCGTGTGGGACAGGTTCTGGTAGAGCGTTGTATTGCCGGCTGGAAAGAAATCGAGTATGAAGTAATGCGGGATTCCAACGGAAACTGCATCACCGTATGTAATATGGAAAATATTGACCCGGTAGGAGTGCATACCGGAGACAGTATTGTAGTGGCACCGTCCCAGACTTTGGGCGATAAAGAATACCAGATGCTGCGTACTTCTGCGCTGAACATCATCAGCGAACTGAATATCACCGGAGGATGTAATGTACAGTATGCACTGCACCCGACCACATTTGAATATTGTGTCATCGAAGTAAACCCGCGTGTGAGCCGTTCTTCTGCACTGGCTTCCAAGGCGACCGGTTATCCGATCGCGAAGGTAGCTGCAAAGATTGCACTGGGTTATACACTGGATGAGATCAAGAATGCGGTAACTCAGAAGACTTACGCAAGTTTCGAGCCGATGCTGGATTATTGCGTCGTAAAGATTCCGAGACTTCCGTTTGATAAATTTATCAGTGCCAAGAGAACACTGACCACTCAGATGAAGGCGACCGGAGAGGTTATGAGTATCTGCGATAACTTCGAAGGAGCATTGATGAAGGCGATCCGTTCTCTGGAACAGCATGTAGACAGTCTGATGTCTTATGATTACACCAAACTTTCCAGGGAAGAGCTGTTGGATGAGCTAGAGATCGTAGATGACAGAAGAATCTGGAAGATCGCAGAAGCAATCCGAAAGGGCATCACATACGAAGAGATCCATGATATTACGAAGATCGACCTGTGGTTTATCGACAAGATCGCGATTCTGGTAGAAATGGAACAGACACTGAAGAGCCATACTCTGACTCCGGAAATCTTAAAAGAAGCAAAACGAATGGAATTCCCGGATAATGTGATCGCAGAGCTGACCGGAAAAGAGGAACGCGAGATCCACGATATGCGCCATGAAAACGGTATCGTAGCCGCTTATAAGATGGTAGATACCTGCGCAGCAGAGTTTGCGGCTGCTACTCCGTATTACTATTCTGTATTCGGAAGCGAAAATGAAGTAGAAGAGACTTCATCTAAGAAAAAAGTACTGGTACTGGGATCCGGACCGATCCGTATCGGACAGGGAATCGAATTCGATTTCTGTTCCGTACACTGTACCTGGGCATTTGCAAAAGAAGGATATGAGACCATTATCGTCAACAACAACCCGGAAACTGTCAGTACAGACTTTGATATTGCGGACAAACTGTACTTCGAGCCACTGACACCGGAAGATGTGGAAAGCATCGTAGATCTGGAGAAACCGGACGGAGCCGTGGTACAGTTCGGTGGACAGACCGCCATCAAGCTGACCGAGAGTCTGATGAAGATGGGTGTTCCGATCCTTGGAACTTCCGCTGAAAATGTGGATGCGGCAGAGGACAGAGAATTGTTTGATGAGATTCTGGAAAAATGCGGAATTCCGCGTCCGACCGGAGGCACTGTCTTTACTGCAGAAGAAGCAAAAGAAGTGGCAAACCGTCTGGGATATCCGGTTCTGGTTCGTCCGTCTTATGTATTGGGTGGACAGGGTATGCAGATTGCCATCAATGACCACGATATCGACGAGTTTATCGGAATCATCAACCGAATTGCACAGGATCACCCGATTCTGGTAGATAAATATCTTCAGGGAAAAGAAATCGAGGTAGATGCAGTCTGCGACGGCGAAGATATTCTGATCCCGGGAATCATGGAACATATCGAACGTGCCGGAATCCATTCCGGTGACAGTATTTCCGTATATCCGGCACAGAGCCTGTCACAGAAAGTAAAAGATACGATCGAAGATTATACCAAGAAACTGGCACAGTCTCTGCATGTAATCGGACTGATCAATATTCAGTTTATCGTATGCGGAGAAGAAGTTTATGTCATCGAGGTAAATCCGAGATCCAGTCGTACCGTACCGTATATCAGTAAAGTAACAGGCATTCCGATCGTTCCGCTGGCAACCAGAGTGATCATTGGTAACAAGATCAAAGATCTGGGTTACACACCGGGACTTCAGAAAGAAGCAGATTATATTGCAATTAAGATGCCGGTATTCTCCTTCGAGAAGATTCGCGGCGCGGATATCAGCCTTGGACCGGAAATGAAATCTACCGGTGAGTGCCTTGGTATTGCAAAGACCTTTAATGAAGCGCTCTACAAAGCTTTCCTTGGCGCAGGTATCAATCTGCCGAAATATAAGAATATGATCATGACCGTCCGTGATGAGGATAAGGAAGAGGCAGTGGAGATCGGACGAAGATTTTCAGCCCTTGGTTATAGGATCTTTGCCACAAAGGGAACTGCAGATGCACTGAAAGCAGGCGGTGTAAAGGCAAATGAAGTCAAGAAGATCGAGCAGGAATCTCCGAACCTTCTGGATCTGATCCTCGGACATCGAATCGACCTGGTTATCGATACACCTCCGCAGGGAGCTGATCGTTCCAGAGACGGATTCTTGATCCGCAGAAATGCGATTGAGACAGGTGTCAATGTTCTGACCGCAATGGATACGGCCAGAGCACTTGTAACCAGTCTGGAAAATACAGATATTCGCAAACTGACATTGGTGGATATTGCAAAAGTAGAATAA
- a CDS encoding DUF6070 family protein, whose product MKKYSVILICLLCLIFGVSCSKKEDTAEKNQEQTKSYQTVGDLEISEKEQEKISEDLLKAAEVYSEQFKDTELLDETGISAVVSALGENGYCAIDEENQLNMVNADQLESFLSSLKAEKNEEAVVYLVGDSGELVRLDFYARGGSLVYIRTVAKWNERKKPEITYMGGFEAKSWKYTDRGYLFFEKKQAAGYDGETPYSMIRVSQISEENRQAAATYIENIGYLNQNLFTSDWTEADFSGLDLMDLYEYLYADLYGKHFDADAYQDGIPKEEFEAVFQHYFRISSEKIQELVPFDAEKQMYQWEEREGADYTSARSLDPEVTEIKDNGDGTLTLTVAVVWAEKETDQAFVHKLTVRPLSDGSYQYVSNEVEDSEDNLIPESPGN is encoded by the coding sequence ATGAAAAAATATAGTGTGATCCTGATCTGTCTGCTATGTCTGATCTTTGGGGTGTCCTGCTCGAAAAAGGAGGATACCGCCGAAAAGAATCAGGAGCAGACGAAGAGTTATCAGACCGTAGGAGATCTTGAAATTTCGGAAAAAGAACAGGAGAAGATCTCAGAAGACCTTTTAAAGGCGGCGGAAGTCTATTCTGAACAGTTTAAAGATACGGAACTTCTGGATGAGACAGGGATTTCAGCCGTGGTTTCGGCATTGGGAGAAAACGGATATTGTGCCATAGATGAGGAAAATCAGTTAAACATGGTGAATGCAGATCAGCTGGAATCCTTCCTGTCATCTCTGAAGGCGGAGAAAAACGAAGAAGCTGTCGTTTATCTCGTGGGAGATTCCGGAGAACTGGTACGCCTTGACTTCTATGCGAGAGGCGGAAGTCTGGTCTATATCCGGACTGTTGCAAAGTGGAATGAACGTAAGAAACCGGAAATCACATATATGGGTGGCTTTGAGGCGAAAAGCTGGAAATACACGGATCGGGGCTACCTGTTCTTTGAGAAGAAACAGGCGGCAGGCTATGACGGAGAAACACCGTACAGTATGATTCGTGTCAGTCAGATATCAGAAGAAAACCGTCAGGCCGCAGCAACTTATATAGAGAATATCGGATACCTGAACCAGAATCTCTTTACGTCTGACTGGACGGAAGCGGATTTTTCGGGTCTGGATCTGATGGATCTTTATGAATATCTGTATGCGGATCTCTACGGCAAACATTTTGATGCGGATGCTTATCAGGATGGAATTCCGAAAGAGGAATTTGAAGCAGTGTTTCAACATTATTTCCGGATCTCTTCCGAAAAGATTCAGGAATTGGTTCCTTTTGATGCGGAGAAACAGATGTATCAGTGGGAAGAAAGAGAAGGTGCGGATTATACTTCGGCCAGATCACTGGATCCGGAAGTGACAGAGATCAAAGACAACGGAGATGGTACGCTAACACTGACCGTGGCGGTTGTATGGGCAGAAAAGGAAACGGATCAGGCATTTGTTCATAAGCTGACCGTACGTCCGCTGTCTGACGGAAGTTATCAGTATGTGTCGAATGAGGTGGAAGACTCAGAAGATAATCTGATTCCGGAATCGCCCGGAAATTAG
- a CDS encoding pyridoxal phosphate-dependent aminotransferase translates to MNTKPEFHGSDLEKVSEYYHVPLESIVNFGSNVNPLGLSATVKEQLISNLDLACSTYPDRDYKSLRSAIAAYCNVPMEHIVVGNGSTEMISLVIEQVYPKKAMLLGPTYSEYSRELSLTDASQEEYHLKASNYFQLDLADFFQALDQSFDMLILCNPNNPTSSALKVQELVSILEYCQKQNIFVMIDETYVEFAPDISSISAVSLTDQFQNLMVLRGVSKFYAAPGLRLGYGISGNPELLFKLSVLQNPWSLNHVGALAGEFFFSDKDYIKKTRDLIHSERIRIRKETEHIEGLKVYDAYANFFLMELTRPTDHSGDLFEFCIRRGLMIRDCSSFKSLNGEFFRFCILNPEDNNRLLQAIKDYLSRSASPQ, encoded by the coding sequence ATGAATACAAAACCAGAATTTCACGGAAGTGACCTGGAAAAGGTCTCAGAATACTATCACGTCCCACTGGAATCCATCGTCAATTTCGGATCCAACGTGAATCCTCTGGGACTTTCCGCTACCGTCAAAGAACAGTTAATTTCCAATCTGGATCTTGCCTGTTCTACCTACCCTGACCGGGATTATAAATCACTGCGATCTGCCATCGCTGCTTACTGCAACGTTCCCATGGAACATATCGTAGTCGGCAACGGATCCACCGAAATGATCTCTCTGGTCATCGAGCAGGTTTATCCGAAGAAAGCCATGCTACTCGGTCCTACCTACTCCGAATATTCCAGAGAACTTTCTTTGACCGATGCGTCTCAAGAGGAATATCATCTGAAAGCATCGAATTATTTTCAGCTTGATCTGGCTGACTTTTTTCAGGCATTGGATCAATCTTTCGATATGCTGATTCTGTGTAATCCAAACAACCCGACTTCTTCCGCCTTGAAGGTACAGGAGCTGGTTTCCATCCTAGAATACTGTCAGAAACAGAATATTTTCGTGATGATCGATGAGACTTATGTAGAATTCGCTCCGGATATTTCCAGTATATCCGCCGTATCCCTCACCGATCAGTTTCAGAATCTTATGGTACTTCGCGGAGTTTCCAAATTCTACGCCGCTCCCGGACTTCGACTGGGATACGGAATTTCCGGTAACCCGGAACTCCTTTTCAAATTGTCCGTACTTCAGAACCCCTGGTCTCTGAATCATGTGGGGGCACTTGCCGGAGAATTCTTCTTCTCAGACAAAGACTATATCAAAAAGACCAGAGATCTGATCCATTCCGAACGCATACGGATCCGAAAAGAAACCGAACATATTGAGGGATTAAAAGTGTATGACGCTTACGCCAACTTCTTTTTGATGGAACTGACAAGACCCACCGATCACTCCGGCGATCTGTTCGAATTCTGTATCCGCAGAGGTCTGATGATCCGCGACTGTTCCTCTTTCAAATCCTTAAACGGCGAATTTTTCCGATTCTGCATCCTGAATCCCGAAGACAACAATCGGTTGCTTCAGGCGATCAAGGACTATCTGAGTCGATCCGCATCCCCACAATAG
- a CDS encoding DUF5717 family protein: MKNKIKRLAKGDFHIKQPEVQFPETKILMRVGEGEIYQGSFSFQNQGEETIRGLVYPSSYRVHCNEQGFDGNPVNIYFTYDGTGLVPGHVEHGKFTIVCNGGEYEIAFTAIIEKPFVMTAHGKVQSLDDFKKLAFKDFAEAEKLFRSRDFYEILKYEDKRIRVLYDNMRKWELDSQALEEFLVGCKQKEKIFLMLEEESRAFMSVEETRKETLTITKNTWGYQSFDVRTVGDFLDVEHTRVTTDEFIGNSYRLEYLIEPSALHKGSNFGLIVMESPYETLTYEVVVEKDVVRDEDYRMTDLELASITKEYLSYEAGLVDLQTWADHAVAKLKMLREKDEDKEMYRLLQAHILILQGKKEDARWILESYNYNRFAIGKNLELSSYYLFLTTQLSNDSVGQKKVAEELSKTYMKHPESWKVLCMLVNVDQEYRILSERLRVLEQQFYRGAHSILFYMEAFRCYREKSSTLKHLGKFEIQVLLFAAKHKLLTKELALYTANLASQTKQFNKHLYQVLVYAYKMYDESMILSAICTLLIKGNCVHSRYFMWYEKAVESELKIAQLYEYYMESVEPDHFRKPLPRSVYLYFMHGNMLDFQKKAFLYSNLITYEDETSEIYSHYRDEMEAFAWNQLDRRNVDDRLRIIYKRFVVESSLNTERVKALYDICHAYLITTKLNNMKYVQVIGENGTVTQRIPYTENGAQVFLYAKTDRIVWEGKDGRHYMDSIPYDSKRLFYELQYMDICRKHLSSMFESARVEEERELDLDYVRETGVEKFRSEELFALCSKTIRENNYAGDDFLTYLCYELFRDGEYDKVLLTYLAKYYCGATLDMKKLWSVAKEYEVHTHELSERILTQMLYSEDLFGEVAIFEDYYAEGAYFRLQQAYLVYVSREYVVEERKIQKSIIDVICREYDKGEDMADICKIAVLKYYATRSYDEMVRKILKSFLQQLCGRQIYFPFFLNYEEDWLKELQLWDKTMIEYHGQPGSRVILYYQLQTGTGGEMEYSTEVVMPMYDNIYVKKFVLYANETLKYYFKETIDGNTYRSEKETCSKMTESGMSGRYGRLNDIMECPEEKRLRSMQNYAAEDKMAQEFFVQY, from the coding sequence TTGAAAAATAAGATTAAGCGACTGGCAAAAGGCGATTTTCATATTAAGCAGCCGGAAGTACAATTTCCGGAGACAAAGATACTGATGAGAGTCGGGGAAGGAGAAATCTATCAGGGAAGCTTTTCTTTCCAGAATCAGGGGGAAGAGACGATCCGGGGACTGGTTTATCCTTCTTCTTATCGTGTCCACTGTAATGAACAGGGATTTGATGGCAATCCGGTCAATATTTATTTTACCTATGATGGAACAGGACTGGTTCCGGGACATGTGGAACATGGCAAATTTACAATCGTGTGCAATGGTGGAGAATACGAGATTGCATTTACCGCGATCATTGAGAAGCCGTTTGTGATGACGGCTCACGGAAAGGTTCAGAGTCTGGACGATTTTAAGAAGCTGGCGTTCAAAGATTTTGCAGAAGCGGAAAAGCTGTTCCGCTCCCGTGATTTTTATGAAATCCTGAAATACGAAGACAAACGGATTCGTGTACTTTATGATAATATGCGCAAGTGGGAACTGGATTCTCAGGCGTTGGAGGAATTCCTGGTAGGATGCAAACAGAAGGAAAAAATCTTTCTGATGCTGGAAGAGGAAAGCCGTGCGTTTATGTCTGTGGAAGAGACCAGAAAAGAGACGCTGACGATCACGAAGAATACCTGGGGCTATCAGTCTTTTGATGTGCGGACAGTAGGAGACTTCCTGGATGTAGAGCATACCCGGGTGACTACGGATGAATTTATCGGCAATTCCTATCGGCTGGAATATCTGATTGAGCCGTCGGCGCTGCATAAGGGCAGTAATTTTGGATTGATTGTGATGGAAAGTCCTTATGAGACACTGACTTATGAGGTTGTGGTAGAAAAAGATGTGGTCCGGGATGAAGATTACCGGATGACGGACCTGGAACTGGCGTCCATTACCAAAGAGTATCTGTCCTATGAAGCAGGTCTGGTGGATCTTCAGACCTGGGCGGATCATGCGGTGGCAAAATTAAAAATGCTCCGGGAGAAGGATGAAGACAAGGAGATGTATCGTCTGTTGCAGGCGCATATCCTGATCCTTCAGGGAAAGAAAGAGGATGCCAGATGGATACTGGAGTCCTATAACTATAATCGGTTTGCGATCGGTAAGAATCTGGAACTGAGTTCCTATTATCTGTTTTTGACGACCCAGTTGTCCAACGACAGCGTGGGACAGAAAAAGGTGGCAGAAGAACTGTCCAAGACCTACATGAAACATCCGGAAAGCTGGAAGGTTTTGTGTATGCTGGTGAATGTGGATCAGGAATACCGGATCTTAAGCGAGAGACTCCGGGTACTGGAGCAACAGTTTTACCGTGGTGCCCATAGCATTCTCTTCTATATGGAAGCGTTTAGGTGCTACCGTGAGAAGAGTTCAACGTTGAAACATCTGGGAAAATTTGAGATACAGGTTCTGTTGTTTGCAGCGAAGCATAAACTCCTGACGAAGGAACTTGCGCTGTATACGGCCAACCTTGCCAGTCAGACTAAACAGTTTAACAAGCATCTGTATCAGGTACTGGTATATGCCTATAAAATGTATGACGAGTCCATGATCCTGTCGGCGATCTGTACCCTTCTGATTAAAGGAAACTGTGTACATTCCCGTTATTTCATGTGGTATGAAAAGGCGGTGGAATCAGAACTGAAGATCGCACAGCTTTATGAATATTATATGGAATCTGTGGAACCGGATCATTTCCGGAAACCGTTGCCGAGATCTGTTTACCTGTATTTTATGCATGGAAATATGCTGGATTTCCAGAAAAAAGCGTTCTTATATTCCAATCTGATTACTTACGAGGATGAGACATCGGAGATCTATTCCCATTACCGGGATGAAATGGAAGCATTTGCATGGAATCAGCTGGATCGCAGAAATGTGGATGACAGACTCCGGATCATTTACAAGAGATTTGTAGTGGAAAGCTCGCTGAATACAGAACGGGTAAAAGCGTTGTATGATATCTGTCATGCGTACCTGATCACGACAAAGCTGAACAATATGAAGTATGTTCAGGTGATCGGAGAAAATGGTACGGTGACGCAGCGGATTCCTTATACGGAAAACGGAGCCCAGGTCTTCCTGTATGCGAAGACAGACCGGATCGTCTGGGAAGGAAAAGACGGACGGCACTATATGGATTCCATTCCTTATGACAGCAAGCGTCTGTTCTATGAATTACAGTATATGGATATTTGCCGGAAACATTTGAGCAGTATGTTCGAATCTGCAAGAGTGGAAGAGGAACGGGAGCTGGATCTGGATTATGTAAGAGAGACAGGTGTGGAGAAGTTCCGCTCAGAGGAGCTGTTTGCCCTGTGCAGCAAGACCATCCGGGAAAATAATTATGCAGGAGATGATTTCCTGACCTATCTTTGTTATGAACTGTTCCGGGACGGGGAATATGACAAGGTTCTGCTGACCTATCTGGCAAAATATTACTGTGGTGCGACTCTGGATATGAAGAAACTCTGGAGTGTGGCGAAAGAATATGAGGTTCATACCCATGAGCTGTCGGAGCGGATTCTGACGCAGATGCTGTACTCAGAAGATTTGTTCGGGGAAGTTGCGATTTTTGAAGATTATTATGCGGAAGGCGCATATTTCAGACTGCAGCAGGCTTATCTGGTATATGTGTCCAGAGAATACGTGGTAGAAGAGCGGAAGATCCAGAAGAGTATCATTGATGTGATCTGTCGGGAATACGACAAAGGAGAAGATATGGCGGATATCTGTAAGATTGCAGTGCTGAAATATTACGCAACCAGATCTTATGATGAGATGGTGCGGAAGATTTTGAAAAGCTTTCTCCAGCAGTTATGCGGACGGCAGATTTATTTCCCCTTTTTCCTGAATTACGAGGAAGACTGGCTGAAAGAACTTCAGCTCTGGGATAAGACCATGATCGAGTACCATGGACAGCCGGGCAGCCGCGTGATTCTGTATTATCAGCTTCAGACGGGAACCGGGGGAGAGATGGAATATTCTACCGAAGTGGTAATGCCGATGTATGACAATATCTACGTGAAGAAGTTTGTACTCTACGCAAATGAGACTTTGAAATATTATTTCAAGGAAACCATCGATGGAAATACATATCGCAGCGAGAAAGAAACCTGCAGTAAGATGACGGAGTCCGGAATGTCCGGAAGATATGGCCGTCTGAATGATATTATGGAGTGCCCGGAAGAAAAACGTCTCCGCAGTATGCAGAATTATGCGGCGGAAGATAAGATGGCACAGGAATTTTTTGTACAGTATTAA
- a CDS encoding DUF5716 family protein, with translation MTQGNIIGYDINEKTCQISYYNEQQLEPETLEADTENYQIPLLIGKLRDTWAYGKEAKRLVSVKDGFAVGRLLSRSLAGEKIQFGEESYDAVWLLAKYIQMSLQSFGQIDGIVFSVPKLTEEIAQLLRGIAVRMNINKNQIFVQDYKESFCNYLFYQPKELWQYDAALFNCSRNEVHAYMLRRLKPNLPMSQMTFVTVDEVANAHMKELAAVYPVLNEDKAKEADERFCKFVQSVFEKRKVSSVFLTGEGFENNWYPNSLRVLCNGRRAFIGNNLYSKGACYTAYRKKYTHIENPVYLDESKLTDRVTLNMRVNGQEEWYPVVSWGNHWYEANNQWEVLTNEVDELEFHVESLVQGNLRSEIISLEGMPKRPEYSTRLQIETLFLDERTCRITVKDVGFGEFFPATDFQVEKVIHLGGNDGKFNSMSS, from the coding sequence ATGACACAAGGGAATATCATAGGATATGATATCAATGAGAAAACCTGTCAGATCAGTTATTATAACGAACAGCAACTGGAGCCGGAGACGCTGGAAGCGGATACGGAGAATTACCAGATTCCTCTCCTGATCGGAAAACTCAGGGACACCTGGGCATATGGAAAAGAGGCAAAACGTCTGGTTTCTGTAAAGGATGGATTCGCGGTTGGAAGACTCCTGAGCAGGAGTCTGGCGGGGGAGAAGATCCAGTTCGGTGAGGAGAGCTATGATGCAGTCTGGCTTCTGGCAAAATATATCCAGATGTCACTGCAGTCTTTTGGCCAGATTGACGGGATTGTGTTCAGTGTTCCAAAACTGACCGAAGAAATCGCACAGTTGCTTCGGGGAATCGCGGTTCGCATGAATATCAACAAGAATCAGATTTTTGTGCAGGATTATAAAGAAAGCTTCTGTAATTATCTGTTTTATCAGCCGAAAGAACTGTGGCAGTATGATGCGGCATTATTTAATTGCAGCCGGAATGAGGTTCATGCCTATATGCTGCGGCGTTTAAAACCCAATCTTCCGATGAGCCAGATGACGTTTGTCACGGTGGATGAAGTGGCGAACGCCCATATGAAAGAGCTGGCGGCGGTTTATCCGGTGCTGAATGAGGATAAGGCGAAAGAAGCAGATGAACGGTTCTGTAAATTCGTCCAGAGTGTTTTTGAAAAACGGAAAGTCTCTTCGGTATTTCTGACCGGGGAAGGGTTTGAGAATAACTGGTATCCCAATTCTCTGCGGGTACTCTGCAACGGGCGAAGAGCTTTTATCGGAAACAACCTTTACAGTAAGGGAGCCTGCTATACGGCTTACCGGAAGAAATATACCCACATCGAGAATCCGGTGTATCTGGACGAGAGCAAGCTGACAGACCGGGTTACACTGAATATGCGGGTAAACGGTCAGGAAGAATGGTATCCGGTGGTGTCCTGGGGCAATCACTGGTATGAAGCAAATAACCAGTGGGAAGTCCTGACAAATGAGGTGGACGAGCTGGAGTTCCATGTGGAATCGCTGGTGCAGGGAAATCTGCGAAGTGAGATTATTTCGCTGGAAGGAATGCCGAAACGACCGGAATATTCTACCAGACTTCAGATTGAAACTCTGTTTCTGGATGAACGAACCTGCAGGATCACAGTGAAGGACGTGGGATTCGGTGAATTTTTCCCGGCAACAGATTTCCAGGTTGAAAAGGTGATACATTTAGGAGGCAATGATGGGAAGTTTAATTCTATGTCATCGTAA
- a CDS encoding amino acid ABC transporter substrate-binding protein, translated as MKKKLALLLAATMVVTMVTAGCGSKSDDQKTAKKTETTEDTSAKSEGDTFTVGFDANFPPYGYKADDGSYVGFDLDLAQEVCDRNGWTLEKQPIDWDSKDMELDSGTIDCIWNGFTMNGREDAYTWTEPYVDNSQVVVVKEDSDIKSLEDLAGKVVDVQADSSALATLQDEEGQADLAATFGSLDQVAEYNTAFMNLEAGAADAVAMDIGVANYQIESRGGGFRILDDQLSTEQYAVGFKLGNEALRDQVQKTLDEMVEDGTLQKIAEKYSDYGVPDALCLGK; from the coding sequence ATGAAAAAGAAACTTGCACTTTTGCTGGCAGCAACGATGGTTGTGACGATGGTTACCGCAGGATGCGGCAGCAAATCGGATGATCAGAAGACAGCAAAAAAAACAGAAACAACAGAAGACACTTCTGCAAAGAGCGAGGGGGATACATTTACCGTTGGATTTGATGCCAATTTCCCTCCGTATGGATACAAAGCAGATGATGGTTCTTATGTAGGATTTGACCTGGATCTGGCACAGGAAGTCTGTGACAGAAACGGATGGACACTGGAAAAACAACCGATAGACTGGGATTCCAAAGATATGGAACTGGATTCCGGAACGATTGACTGTATTTGGAACGGATTTACCATGAACGGAAGAGAAGATGCTTACACATGGACAGAGCCGTATGTAGACAACAGCCAGGTTGTTGTAGTAAAAGAAGATTCTGATATTAAGAGCCTGGAAGATCTGGCAGGAAAGGTTGTAGATGTTCAGGCTGATTCTTCCGCACTTGCAACTCTTCAGGATGAAGAAGGACAGGCAGATCTGGCAGCAACCTTCGGTTCTCTCGATCAGGTGGCAGAATACAACACCGCATTTATGAATCTGGAAGCCGGAGCAGCAGATGCGGTTGCAATGGACATTGGTGTTGCAAATTATCAGATTGAATCAAGAGGCGGCGGATTCCGTATCTTAGATGATCAACTTTCAACAGAGCAGTATGCAGTAGGATTTAAGCTTGGAAATGAAGCACTTCGTGATCAGGTTCAGAAGACATTAGACGAGATGGTAGAAGACGGAACTCTTCAGAAGATCGCTGAGAAATATTCAGATTACGGTGTGCCGGATGCTCTTTGTCTTGGAAAATAA